The genomic window GGTAAGGTAACGGCTTACCAAGGCGACGATGCGTAGCCGACCTGAGAGGGTGATCGGCCACACTGGGACTGAGACACGGCCCAGACTCCTACGGGAGGCAGCAGTAGGGAATCTTCCGCAATGGACGAAAGTCTGACGGAGCAACGCCGCGTGAGTGAGGAAGGCCTTCGGGTCGTAAAGCTCTGTTGTGAGGGAAGAACAAGTACCGGCGTAACTACCGGTACCTTGACGGTACCTCACCAGAAAGCCACGGCTAACTACGTGCCAGCAGCCGCGGTAATACGTAGGTGGCAAGCGTTGTCCGGAATTATTGGGCGTAAAGCGCGCGCAGGCGGCTTCTTAAGTCTGATGTGAAATCTCGGGGCTCAACCCCGAGCGGCCATTGGAAACTGGGAAGCTTGAGTGCAGAAGAGGAGAGTGGAATTCCACGTGTAGCGGTGAAATGCGTAGATATGTGGAGGAACACCAGTGGCGAAGGCGACTCTCTGGTCTGTAACTGACGCTGAGGCGCGAAAGCGTGGGGAGCAAACAGGATTAGATACCCTGGTAGTCCACGCCGTAAACGATGAGTGCTAGGTGTTAGGGGTTTCGATGCCCGTAGTGCCGAAGTAAACACATTAAGCACTCCGCCTGGGGAGTACGGCCGCAAGGCTGAAACTCAAAGGAATTGACGGGGACCCGCACAAGCAGTGGAGCATGTGGTTTAATTCGAAGCAACGCGAAGAACCTTACCAGGTCTTGACATCCTTTGACCACTCTGGAGACAGAGCTTCCCCTTCGGGGGCAAAGTGACAGGTGGTGCATGGTTGTCGTCAGCTCGTGTCGTGAGATGTTGGGTTAAGTCCCGCAACGAGCGCAACCCTTGATCTTAGTTGCCAGCATTTAGTTGGGCACTCTAAGGTGACTGCCGGTGACAAACCGGAGGAAGGTGGGGACGACGTCAAATCATCATGCCCCTTATGACCTGGGCTACACACGTGCTACAATGGATGGTACAAAGGGCAGCGAAACCGCGAGGTGGAGCCAATCCCATAAAGCCATTCTCAGTTCGGATTGTAGGCTGCAACTCGCCTACATGAAGCCGGAATTGCTAGTAATCGCGGATCAGCATGCCGCGGTGAATACGTTCCCGGGTCTTGTACACACCGCCCGTCACACCACGAGAGTTTGTAACACCCGAAGTCGGTGAGGTAACCTTTTGGAGCCAGCCGCCTAAGGTGGGACAAATGATTGGGGTGAAGTCGTAACAAGGTAGCCGTATCGGAAGGTGCGGCTGGATCACCTCCTTTCTATGGAGTTTTTACTCTAGTCGATGTATGACCTCGGGTCATATAGCGCTTTGGATCTTTTGTTCAGTTTTGGAAGAATTCCTCTTCCAATTGAAAATGCGAAGGTAATGGATACCACGCTTAGAACGCCACGTCCTGTGGCAACGCCTGGTACCTACATCCTGTAGGCATGGTTCTTTGAAAACTAAATCATAATCAATCAACTCAAATTAGTTTTGTTCATCGGTGTTACAACTGTTTGAACGAGACGTCAAGAATTCATAAACCTTTTAGGTTAACTGTTTTACAAAGAGACCCAAGTAGATCAAGGATGGGAAATGCTTGATGGAAGGAGCGTAGTTCGCTACGTAACTGACAGAAAGACAGGAACCAGACGAAGAGATACGAAGGGAATCTGAAGTAAAAATGGATAAGTTAGAAAGGGCGCACGGTGAATGCCTTGGCACTAGGAGCCGATGAAGGACGCGACGAACAGCGATATGCTTCGGGGAGCTGTAAGTAAGCTTTGATCCGGAGATTTCCGAATGGGGGAACCCACCATCCGTAATGGGATGGTACTCCTGCCTGAACACATAGGGCAGGGTGAGGCAGACCCGGGGAACTGAAACATCTAAGTACCCGGAGGAAGAGAAAGCAAATGCGATTTCCTGAGTAGCGGCGAGCGAAACGGAATCAGCCCAAACCAAGAGGCTTGCCTCTTGGGGTTGTAGGACACTCTATACGGAGTTACAAAGAAACGGAGTAGGTGAATTGTCTGGAAAGACAAGCCGAAGAAGGTAACAGCCCTGTAGCTGAAACTTCGTTTCCTCCAGAGTGGATCCTGAGTACGGCGGGACACGTGAAACCCCGTCGGAATCCGGGAGGACCATCTCCCAAGGCTAAATACTCCCTAGTGACCGATAGTGAACCAGTACCGTGAGGGAAAGGTGAAAAGCACCCCGGAAGGGGAGTGAAAGAGATCCTGAAACCGTGTGCCTACAACTAGTCAGAGCCCGTTAATGGGTGATGGCGTGCCTTTTGTAGAATGAACCGGCGAGTTACGATAACGTGCAAGGTTAAGCTGATGAGGCGGAGCCGTAGCGAAAGCGAGTCTGAATAGGGCGAGTAAGTACGTTGTCGTAGACCCGAAACCGGGTGATCTACCCATGTCCAGGGTGAAGGTCGGGTAACACCGACTGGAGGCCCGAACCCACGCATGTTGAAAAATGCGGGGATGAGGTGTGGGTAGGGGTGAAATGCCAATCGAACTCGGAAATAGCTGGTTCTCCCCGAAATAGCTTTAGGGCTAGCCTCGAGTGATGAGTTTTGGAGGTAGAGCACTGATTGGACGAGGGGTCCCCACAGGATTACCGAATTCAGTCAAACTCCGAATGCCAAAAACTTTAACTCGGGAGTCAGACTGCGAGTGCTAAGATCCGTAGTCAAGAGGGAAACAGCCCAGACCATCAGCTAAGGTCCCCAAGTATACGTTAAGTGGAAAAGGATGTGGAGTTGCTTAGACAACCAGGATGTTGGCTTAGAAGCAGCCATCATTGAAAGAGTGCGTAATAGCTCACTGGTCGAGTGACTCTGCGCCGAAAATGTACCGGGGCTAAACGTATCACCGAAGCTATGGCAATCCCAGTAGGGATTGGGTAGGGGAGCGTTCCAAGGACTGTGAAGCTAGATCGTGAGGACTAGTGGAGTGCTTGGAAGTGAGAATGCCGGTATGAGTAGCGAAAAGAGGGGTGAGAATCCCCTCCGTCGAAAGCCCAAGGTTTCCTGAGGAAGGCTCGTCCGCTCAGGGTTAGTCGGGACCTAAGCCGAGGCCGAAAGGCGTAGGCGATGGACAACAGGTTGATATTCCTGTACCACCTCGTATTTGTTTGAACGATGGGGGGACGCAGAAAGGTAGGGTGAGCGCGCCGCTGGCTGTGCGCGTCGAAGCATGCAAGGCTGGAACATAGGCAAATCCGTGTTCCGTGAAGGCTGAGCTGTGACCGTGAAGGACCCAAGGGTCCGAAATCCCTGATCCTCCGCTGCCGAGAAAAGCCTCTAGTTAGAATACAGGTGCCCGTACCGCAAACCGACACAGGTAGGCGAGAAGAGAATTCTAAGACGCTCGGGAGAACTCTCGTTAAGGAACTCGGCAAAATGACCCCGTAACTTCGGGAGAAGGGGTGCTCTATTAGGGTGTTAAAGCCCGAGAGAGCCGCAGTGAATAGATCCAAGCGACTGTTTAGCAAAAACACAGGTCTCTGCGAAGCCGTAAGGCGAAGTATAGGGGCTGACACCTGCCCGGTGCTGGAAGGTTAAGAGGAGGGGTTATCCCGTAAGGGAGAAGCTCTGAATTGAAGCCCCAGTAAACGGCGGCCGTAACTATAACGGTCCTAAGGTAGCGAAATTCCTTGTCGGGTAAGTTCCGACCCGCACGAATGGTGCAACGACTTGGATACTGTCTCAACGAGAGACCCGGTGAAATTATAGTACCTGTGAAGATGCAGGTTACCCGCGACAGGACGGAAAGACCCCATGGAGCTTTACTGTAGCTTGATAGTGAGTGTTGGTACCATTTGTACAGGATAGGTAGGAGCCTTGGAAGCCGGAGCGCTAGCTTCGGTGGAGGCGTCGGTGGGATACTACCCTGATGGTGCTGACATTCTAACCTCGACCCGTGATCCGGGTCAGGGACATTGTCAGGTGGGCAGTTTGACTGGGGCGGTCGCCTCCTAAACAGTAACGGAGGCGCCCAAAGGTTCCCTCAGAATGGTTGGAAATCATTCGTAGAGTGCAAAGGCATAAGGGAGCTTGACTGCGAGACCTACAAGTCGAGCAGGGACGAAAGTCGGGCTTAGTGATCCGGCGGTGCCGTATGGAAGGGCCGTCGCTCAACGGATAAAAGCTACCCTGGGGATAACAGGCTTATCTCCCCCAAGAGTCCACATCGACGGGGAGGTTTGGCACCTCGATGTCGGCTCGTCGCATCCTGGGGCTGAAGTAGGTCCCAAGGGTTGGGCTGTTCGCCCATTAAAGCGGCACGCGAGCTGGGTTCAGAACGTCGTGAGACAGTTCGGTCCCTATCCGTCGCGGGCGTAGGAAATTTGAGAGGAGCTGTCCTTAGTACGAGAGGACCGGGATGGACATACCGCTGGTGTACCAGTTGTTCCGCCAGGAGCATCGCTGGGTAGCTACGTATGGACGGGATAAGTGCTGAAAGCATCTAAGCATGAAGCCCCCCTCAAGATGAGATTTCCCATGGCGTAAGCCAGTAAGACCCCTTAGAGATGATGAGGTTGATAGGTCAGAAGTGGAAGTGTGGCGACACATGGAGCGGACTGATACTAATCGGTCGAGGGCTTATCCTAAATTTCTTGAGTTTGAGTATGATGATTTGATTTAGTTTTGAAAGAATCACCGATTCTTTTTAACAAGAAGGATTTCATTCCTTTGACAAAGAGCAACAAGAAGATCGAGGACTAGAAGTGCTTGAAGGAAGGAGCGTACTTGCGTACGTGACTGACAGAAAGACACAAATAGGACGAAGAGATTCGCCGTTGATCTGACGTCAAAATAAGTCTGGTGGCAATAGCAAAGAGGTCACACCCGTTCCCATGCCGAACACGGTCGTTAAGCTCTTTTGCGCCGATGGTAGTTGGGGGCTTCCCCCTGTGAGAGTAGGACGTTGCCAGGCAATCAGAAAGACACCTGAAAAGGTGTCTTTTTTTTGCGTAGAAAGAAAGGTGCAAAAGAGCTGCGCTTCGACAGAAGCGAGTCAGACAAAGAAAACCGCCGTAAAATACGAGCACGATAAAAAAGAACACCATGAAAAAACAACGAAGGAAAGCAGCGTGCACCCCCCAGTGAGACGAAAGGGTTGTTTTCGTAAAAGCTTCATGGGAAGCATCGTGGATCAATTAACAAGAGGAACGTCCTCGAAGAAAACCACCCTGAAGCCAAGGGACGTTGTCATCTAAAACGTCTTGATTTAAATGCCTCCATAGGCAGTAGAAAGCTTACTAAAGAATAAAACGAAACAAAAGAGGGCCTCATATGGGGGTTACTCGTTTCACGCAATAAAAGGCTTGTAAATGACTTTTAAATTGATAAGGCTATCGCCTTCAACAATAAGCTAGGTTAGCGTTGTATTATTTTTTTGAGAACAACCTGTTGACTATCTTTTTCTACAAGGTCTAAGAAATTCTTAATGAACGGCATTTCATCACAATCTAATGTATGCAATCTCTCTCCCCACCATTCTGTTTCATAGCGGCAAATCATGCTGAGGTTATAGAGCACAAGATAGTAGACCATTAAAGTTGGGAGCTTCATGTAGTCTGTTTTATTTGAATGGAGAGCATATGTCTTTTCATTTACAAATAGAAGTGGGTTGATGTTTCGTTCTTTTAATACATCAATAGGGTGTAAGACAATCGTATCCTTTTGTTCACTAATGTTTAACGTTTGTTTGTAGCCATAGCTGACTAAATAATCCTTGAATCGTTCAGCTGTCATATGATAGGCATCAAGCACACTGGAAGGGAAAGTGAGTGATTGATTTTTGTTAAGTGTTCCATAGTAATAAGGTTGTTCAGCAAGCAGGTGAACAAAA from Shouchella hunanensis includes these protein-coding regions:
- a CDS encoding YaaC family protein, whose translation is MNDFTFFESASFTQDFLKEQYQLFEKEDVASSKSYMNSYRFMYHIQHGQLYYTQAKQAPVAIKPMLLFYGLSQLLKACILKYDPDYPAKSSVLSHGVSTRKRKKQGYSFLADEVKVQQDGLFPHLMQKMFHMKPNQYSDKYSMALLFKQLPPMQDAFVHLLAEQPYYYGTLNKNQSLTFPSSVLDAYHMTAERFKDYLVSYGYKQTLNISEQKDTIVLHPIDVLKERNINPLLFVNEKTYALHSNKTDYMKLPTLMVYYLVLYNLSMICRYETEWWGERLHTLDCDEMPFIKNFLDLVEKDSQQVVLKKIIQR